From Geitlerinema sp. PCC 9228, the proteins below share one genomic window:
- a CDS encoding 4-Cys prefix domain-containing protein, which produces MSQCLNPDCLHQNPKNTKFCQRCGSELQLFRRYRAIRILGKG; this is translated from the coding sequence ATGAGCCAGTGTTTAAATCCCGACTGCTTGCATCAAAATCCTAAAAATACCAAATTCTGCCAGCGTTGCGGTAGTGAGTTGCAACTATTTCGGCGCTATCGAGCCATACGGATTTTAGGGAAAGGT